A genomic window from Blattabacterium cuenoti includes:
- the rpmF gene encoding 50S ribosomal protein L32: MAHPKRRQSKSRKNKRRTHIKIKEPLLVKCSLTSKKHLYHHAYWHDNKLYYKGKIVLEK, encoded by the coding sequence ATGGCACATCCTAAAAGAAGACAATCTAAATCTAGAAAAAATAAAAGAAGAACACATATAAAAATTAAAGAACCTTTATTAGTTAAATGTTCTTTAACTTCTAAAAAACATTTATATCATCATGCATATTGGCATGATAACAAACTTTATTATAAAGGAAAAATAGTATTAGAAAAATAA